From Eretmochelys imbricata isolate rEreImb1 chromosome 26, rEreImb1.hap1, whole genome shotgun sequence, the proteins below share one genomic window:
- the LOC144257713 gene encoding interleukin-36 receptor antagonist protein-like, producing the protein MEPVSESVVDPDMEELFRLFLDEAAKGEGGDGMSSTESTNLPAPGFRPTPGFRPSKQPLHYWIRDTSQKAFYLRDNRLVAANLQGENASQEEKVSVVPNRGLERKRCPLILGIKGGRQGLSCGTAKQPRLQLEDVHLTELFDKYEEAKRFTFFKTYNGSTHRFEAAAYPGWFLCTSAQANEPIGLTARLGEAAITDFYFKRK; encoded by the exons ATGGAGCCGGTTTCGGAGTCGGTCGTGGACCCCGACATGGAGGAGCTGTTCAGACTTTTCTTGGATGAAG CTGCCAAGGGCGAGGGCGGGGATGGGATGTCCAGCACAGAGAGTACGAATTTACCCGCTCCTGGCTTCCGGCCCACCCCTGGCTTCCGGCCGTCCAAACAGCCGCTCCACTACTGGATCCGCGACACCAGCCAGAAGGCCTTCTACCTGCGGGACAACAGGCTGGTGGCCGCGAACCTGCAGGGTGAAAATGCCAGCCAGGAAG AGAAGGTCAGTGTGGTCCCCAACAGGGGGCTGGAGCGCAAGAGGTGTCCCCTGATCCTGGGCATCAAAGGCGGCAGGCAGGGCCTGTCGTGTGGAACAGCCAAGCAGCCCCGGCTGCAGCTGGAG GACGTGCACCTCACCGAGCTCTTCGACAAGTATGAGGAGGCCAAGCGCTTCACCTTCTTCAAGACCTACAACGGCAGCACGCACCGCTTCGAGGCGGCTGCCTACCCAGGCTGGTTCCTCTGCACCTCAGCCCAGGCCAACGAGCCCATCGGCCTCACCGCCCGCCTGGGGGAAGCTGCTATCACCGACTTCTATTTCAAGCGCAAATAG